The following proteins come from a genomic window of Vigna radiata var. radiata cultivar VC1973A unplaced genomic scaffold, Vradiata_ver6 scaffold_474, whole genome shotgun sequence:
- the LOC106754783 gene encoding tyrosine aminotransferase isoform X1 yields the protein MENGSEKKWNFDGNQKLKASSMSVRGAYNMLMEKVNNSGDNKPLIRLCRVDPTDNPLYRTTPDASHAVATAVHSYNYNSYSPTVGLPEAKRAIANYLSADLPFQLSPENVFITVGGTQAIDIILPVLGHPGANILLPRPGYPQYDSRASCCALEVRHFDLLPERGWEVDLDSLEALADDKTVAMVLINPSNPCGNVFTYQYLKRVAEVARKLGIFVVSDEVYAHITYGSNPFVPMGMFSSIVPVITIGSLSKRWLVPGWRTGWIATCDPRGIFHKTGLVKNIIDYLEISTDLPTILQAAIPDIIGKTKDDFFVKNLNILRETANKFYDLCKEIPCLTCPNKPEGAMCVLVKINFSQIKDIVDDMDFCAKLAEEESVILLPGVMVGLKNWVRISFAVDPSNIVDGFSRIKAFCLRYAKMS from the exons ATGGAGAATGGAAGTGAGAAGAAATGGAACTTTGATGGGAACCAAAAGCTGAAGGCTTCATCCATGTCTGTGAGAGGAGCCTATAACATGTTGATGGAAAAAGTGAACAACAGTGGAGACAACAAACCTCTAATTCGTCTCTGTCGTGTAGATCCTACAGATAACCCACTCTATCGGACTACCCCCGATGCTTCTCATGCTGTTGCAACTGCTGTTCACTCTTATAACTACAACTCTTACTCTCCCACCGTTGGCTTACCCGAGGCAAAGAG GGCAATTGCAAATTATCTCTCTGCTGATCTTCCATTCCAGTTATCACCCGAGAATGTTTTTATCACCGTTGGTGGAACACAAGCTATAGATATTATCTTGCCAGTTCTTGGACATCCTGGTGCCAACATTCTCCTTCCAAGACCAGGGTACCCGCAATATGATTCTCGTGCTTCTTGCTGTGCCCTTGAAGTTCGGCATTTTGATCTTTTGCCTGAGAGAGGTTGGGAGGTGGACCTCGATTCCCTCGAAGCTCTGGCAGATGACAAAACAGTGGCTATGGTCCTCATCAATCCTAGCAATCCTTGTGGAAATGTATTCACATACCAATATTTAAAAAGG GTTGCTGAGGTTGCGAGAAAACTCGGAATCTTTGTTGTTTCTGATGAAGTTTATGCTCATATAACTTATGGAAGTAATCCGTTTGTCCCCATGGGAATGTTTTCATCAATAGTGCCTGTCATTACAATTGGATCTTTGTCAAAAAGATGGTTGGTTCCCGGTTGGAGAACTGGTTGGATAGCCACATGTGACCCTCGTGGAATTTTTCACAAAACTGGG CTGGTGAAAAATATCATCGACTATTTGGAAATCTCAACTGACCTTCCAACCATCTTGCAG GCAGCAATACCTGACATCATTGGCAAAACCAAAGATGATTTCTTCgtaaaaaatcttaatatattGAGGGAGACAGCAAATAAGTTCTATGATTTATGCAAAGAGATTCCTTGCTTAACATGCCCGAACAAACCAGAAGGAGCCATGTGTGTGTTG GTGAAAATTAACTTTTCGCAAATTAAGGACATTGTTGATGACATGGATTTCTGCGCCAAGCTAGCCGAAGAGGAATCTGTCATTCTTCTTCCTG GGGTTATGGTTGGACTGAAGAATTGGGTTCGAATTAGTTTTGCTGTGGATCCTTCCAATATTGTAGATGGCTTCAGCAGGATTAAAGCATTTTGCCTTCGATATGCCAAGATGTCATGA
- the LOC106754783 gene encoding tyrosine aminotransferase isoform X2, with protein MENGSEKKWNFDGNQKLKASSMSVRGAYNMLMEKVNNSGDNKPLIRLCRVDPTDNPLYRTTPDASHAVATAVHSYNYNSYSPTVGLPEAKRAIANYLSADLPFQLSPENVFITVGGTQAIDIILPVLGHPGANILLPRPGYPQYDSRASCCALEVRHFDLLPERGWEVDLDSLEALADDKTVAMVLINPSNPCGNVFTYQYLKRVAEVARKLGIFVVSDEVYAHITYGSNPFVPMGMFSSIVPVITIGSLSKRWLVPGWRTGWIATCDPRGIFHKTGLVKNIIDYLEISTDLPTILQVKINFSQIKDIVDDMDFCAKLAEEESVILLPGVMVGLKNWVRISFAVDPSNIVDGFSRIKAFCLRYAKMS; from the exons ATGGAGAATGGAAGTGAGAAGAAATGGAACTTTGATGGGAACCAAAAGCTGAAGGCTTCATCCATGTCTGTGAGAGGAGCCTATAACATGTTGATGGAAAAAGTGAACAACAGTGGAGACAACAAACCTCTAATTCGTCTCTGTCGTGTAGATCCTACAGATAACCCACTCTATCGGACTACCCCCGATGCTTCTCATGCTGTTGCAACTGCTGTTCACTCTTATAACTACAACTCTTACTCTCCCACCGTTGGCTTACCCGAGGCAAAGAG GGCAATTGCAAATTATCTCTCTGCTGATCTTCCATTCCAGTTATCACCCGAGAATGTTTTTATCACCGTTGGTGGAACACAAGCTATAGATATTATCTTGCCAGTTCTTGGACATCCTGGTGCCAACATTCTCCTTCCAAGACCAGGGTACCCGCAATATGATTCTCGTGCTTCTTGCTGTGCCCTTGAAGTTCGGCATTTTGATCTTTTGCCTGAGAGAGGTTGGGAGGTGGACCTCGATTCCCTCGAAGCTCTGGCAGATGACAAAACAGTGGCTATGGTCCTCATCAATCCTAGCAATCCTTGTGGAAATGTATTCACATACCAATATTTAAAAAGG GTTGCTGAGGTTGCGAGAAAACTCGGAATCTTTGTTGTTTCTGATGAAGTTTATGCTCATATAACTTATGGAAGTAATCCGTTTGTCCCCATGGGAATGTTTTCATCAATAGTGCCTGTCATTACAATTGGATCTTTGTCAAAAAGATGGTTGGTTCCCGGTTGGAGAACTGGTTGGATAGCCACATGTGACCCTCGTGGAATTTTTCACAAAACTGGG CTGGTGAAAAATATCATCGACTATTTGGAAATCTCAACTGACCTTCCAACCATCTTGCAG GTGAAAATTAACTTTTCGCAAATTAAGGACATTGTTGATGACATGGATTTCTGCGCCAAGCTAGCCGAAGAGGAATCTGTCATTCTTCTTCCTG GGGTTATGGTTGGACTGAAGAATTGGGTTCGAATTAGTTTTGCTGTGGATCCTTCCAATATTGTAGATGGCTTCAGCAGGATTAAAGCATTTTGCCTTCGATATGCCAAGATGTCATGA